A stretch of Brassica rapa cultivar Chiifu-401-42 chromosome A08, CAAS_Brap_v3.01, whole genome shotgun sequence DNA encodes these proteins:
- the LOC103832640 gene encoding inactive GDSL esterase/lipase-like protein 23 — MAGKCTLASVLGLLLVFTLFQNPLTVCGQSIPAVALFTFGDSNFDAGNKQTLTQVNVAQGFWPYGKSRDDPNGKFSDGFIAPDFVATFMEIPIPIPAALKPGVNVSRGASFAVADATLLGAPVQSLTLYQQITKFNEMKAANWNDDFIKQSLFMIYIGANDYFNFTKNNPNADASAQQAFVTSVTNQLKNEISFLYASGARKLMIQTLAPLGCLPIVRQDYRTGMEQCYEPLNNLAIQHNEKIGPMLNEMALNAPDFQFTVFDFYNVILRRITPQRSLGYRFLRTNVSCCGIGTHTAYGCGLPNVHSKLCSYQRSYLFFDGRHNTEKAQESFGHLMFGADPNVIQPMNIRELVTYPVGEPMREAWLPTKSATAQARASSSSTSPGYELN; from the exons ATGGCAGGCAAGTGTACTTTAGCCAGTGTTCTAGGGTTACTTTTGGTATTCACACTGTTCCAGAACCCGCTCACCGTCTGCGGACAAAGTATCCCGGCGGTGGCTTTGTTCACGTTCGGTGACTCCAACTTCGACGCCGGAAACAAACAGACTCTCACGCAAGTAAACGTTGCTCAAGGTTTCTGGCCGTACGGTAAATCCAGAGATGATCCTAATGGCAAATTCTCCGACGGTTTCATCGCTCCTGACTTCGTCG CAACATTCATGGAAATTCCTATCCCAATCCCTGCTGCGCTTAAACCGGGCGTCAATGTCTCACGTGGAGCTAGTTTCGCCGTCGCTGATGCTACGCTTCTCGGAGCTCCGGTTCAATCT ttgACTCTGTATCAACAAATTACGAAGTTCAATGAAATGAAAGCAGCAAATTGGAATGACGACTTCATCAAGCAGTCATTGTTTATGATATACATTGGTGCTAATGATTACTTTAATTTCACCAAGAACAACCCTAACGCCGATGCATCTGCTCAACAAGCTTTCGTCACTTCCGTGACCAACCAGTTAAAGAATGAAATCAGCTTCTTGTATGCATCAGGAGCTAGAAAGTTGATGATCCAAACCCTAGCACCATTGGGTTGCTTACCGATAGTCAGACAAGATTACAGAACCGGAATGGAACAATGCTACGAACCTCTCAACAATTTGGCTATACAACACAACGAAAAAATCGGACCAATGTTGAACGAAATGGCTCTAAATGCTCCTGATTTCCAGTTCACTGTTTTCGACTTCTACAATGTTATTCTTCGTAGGATCACGCCGCAGAGGAGCTTAGGCTACA GATTTTTACGGACGAATGTATCGTGCTGCGGTATTGGGACACACACTGCTTACGGTTGCGGTTTACCTAACGTGCACTCCAAGCTATGCTCGTACCAACGATCTTACTTATTCTTCGATGGGCGTCACAATACTGAGAAGGCACAAGAAAGTTTTGGTCATCTTATGTTTGGAGCCGATCCAAATGTGATCCAACCGATGAACATCCGTGAGCTCGTTACTTACCCAGTAGGTGAACCTATGCGTGAGGCTTGGTTACCTACTAAGTCAGCCACAGCCCAAGCCAGAGCCTCTAGCTCGTCGACAAGCCCCGGTTATGAGTTAAACTGA
- the LOC103832643 gene encoding GDSL esterase/lipase 22-like — MAGKCNLASVLGGFLVLTLLHNLLNVSGQNIPAVALFTFGDSNFDAGNKQTLTKANVAQGFWPYGKSRDDPNGKFSDGFITPDFVAKFMGIPIPIPAALKPNVNVSRGASFAVADATLLGAPVESLTLNQQVRKFNQMKAENWNDDFIKKSVFMIYIGANDYLNFTKNNPNADASAQQAFVTSVTNKLKNDISLLYSSGASKFVIQTLAPLGCLPIVRQDYNTGMDQCHELLNNLAKQHNEKIGPMLNELARTPGFQFTVFDFYSVILRRTQRPSNYRFFVTNASCCGVGTHNAYGCGLPNVHSKLCEYQRSYLFFDGRHNTEKAQESFGHLLFGADPNVIQPMNVRELIVYPVDEPMSEVWLPTTSAMVQASDSSSSASRGYEFY, encoded by the exons ATGGCAGGCAAGTGTAATTTAGCGAGTGTTCTAGGGGGATTTTTGGTATTGACACTGTTACACAACCTGCTCAACGTTTCCGGTCAAAATATCCCGGCGGTGGCTTTGTTTACCTTCGGTGACTCCAACTTCGACGCCGGAAACAAACAGACTCTCACCAAAGCAAACGTTGCCCAAGGTTTCTGGCCGTACGGTAAATCTAGAGATGACCCTAATGGCAAATTCTCCGACGGTTTCATCACTCCTGACTTCGTCG CAAAATTCATGGGGATTCCGATCCCAATCCCGGCAGCGCTTAAACCGAACGTCAATGTCTCACGTGGAGCTAGCTTCGCCGTTGCTGATGCTACTCTTCTCGGAGCTCCGGTTGAATCT CTGACTCTGAATCAACAAGTGAGGAAATTTAACCAAATGAAAGCAGAAAACTGGAATGATGACTTCATCAAGAAGTCAGTGTTTATGATATACATTGGTGCAAACGACTACTTGAATTTTACCAAGAACAACCCTAACGCCGATGCATCTGCTCAACAAGCTTTCGTCACTTCCGTGACCAACAAGTTAAAGAATGATATCAGCTTGCTGTATTCATCAGGAGCTAGTAAGTTTGTGATCCAAACCCTAGCACCATTAGGTTGCTTACCTATAGTAAGACAAGATTACAACACCGGAATGGATCAATGCCACGAACTTCTCAACAACTTGGCTAAACAACACAACGAAAAAATCGGACCGATGTTGAACGAATTGGCTCGAACTCCTGGTTTCCAATTTACCGTCTTCGATTTCTACAGTGTCATTCTTCGTAGGACGCAGAGACCCTCCAACTACA GGTTCTTCGTGACGAATGCATCGTGCTGCGGTGTTGGGACACACAATGCTTATGGTTGCGGTTTACCTAATGTGCACTCCAAGCTATGCGAGTACCAACGATCTTACTTATTCTTCGATGGACGTCACAATACCGAGAAGGCACAAGAAAGTTTTGGTCATCTTCTTTTTGGAGCCGATCCAAATGTGATCCAACCAATGAATGTCCGCGAGCTCATTGTTTACCCAGTCGATGAGCCTATGAGCGAGGTTTGGTTACCTACAACGTCAGCCATGGTCCAAGCCAGCGACTCTAGCTCGTCAGCAAGCCGTGGTTACGAGTTCTACTGA
- the LOC103832642 gene encoding GDSL esterase/lipase At1g54020-like: MGIPHDLPPALKPGADVSRVASFAVDYAFILGNGTRTPKNSMISNWKEDDIPKSLFMISTGMEDYYNFTKTYPDADASAQQAYVISVINRLKYNLELLYSSRSSKFVVHNVALLGCLPIVRQEFNTGYECYEKFNGLAKKHNARLGPMLNKLAKAKSGFQFTLFDFYNVLLRRTQRNMNYRFSFTNISYCGIGSHNAHGCGLPNVHSKLCEYQRYYLYFDARDDTEKAQESFAHLLSGADPNVLQPMNIRQLITYPVNDDMSEFWKEPVEEREFIVRPWL; this comes from the exons ATGGGCATTCCACACGACTTACCGCCGGCGCTTAAACCCGGCGCCGATGTCTCACGAGTAGCCAGTTTCGCCGTAGACTACGCTTTTATACTTGGAAATGGGACTCGGACTCCTAAAAATTCT ATGATATCAAATTGGAAAGAAGATGATATTCCCAAATCATTGTTTATGATATCCACTGGTATGGAAGATTACTACAACTTCACCAAAACCTATCCTGATGCCGATGCTTCTGCTCAACAAGCTTACGTCATATCAGTCATTAACCGACTAAAATATAATCTAGAA TTGTTGTATTCATCGAGATCAAGTAAGTTCGTCGTACATAATGTAGCGCTATTAGGTTGCTTACCTATCGTGAGACAAGAGTTTAATACTGGTTACGAGTGTTACGAGAAGTTCAACGGTTTGGCCAAAAAACACAACGCTAGACTCGGACCGATGCTGAACAAATTAGCCAAAGCCAAATCTGGTTTTCAATTCACACTTTTTGATTTCTACAATGTCCTTCTTCGCAGGACACAAAGAAACATGAATTACC GGTTCTCCTTCACGAATATATCGTATTGCGGTATTGGGTCGCACAATGCGCATGGTTGTGGTTTACCTAACGTGCACTCGAAGCTATGTGAGTATCAAAGATATTATCTTTACTTCGACGCACGTGACGATACCGAGAAGGCACAAGAATCATTTGCTCATCTTCTCTCTGGAGCCGACCCAAACGTTCTGCAACCCATGAACATTCGTCAGCTTATTACCTATCCTGTTAACGACGATATGTCTGAGTTTTGGAAAGAACCAGTGGAGGAGAGAGAGTTTATTGTCAGACCATGGCTTTGA